The stretch of DNA GGAACCCAGATATATCGATAATcgtaaagagtaaaaaaaaaaagtcatattggggcttccctggtggagcagtggttaagagttcgtctgccgatgcaggggacacgggttcgtgccccggtccgcgaagatcccacatgccgcggagcggctgggcccgtgagccgtggccgctgagcctgcgcgtccggagcctgtgctctgtaacgggagaggccacaacagtgagagggccacgtatcgcaaaaaaaaaaaaaaaaaaaaaaaaaaagtcatattggAACCACGTTAAGAGAATCCCgtaattaataatataattggggggcttccctggtggcgcagtggttgagagtccgcctgccgatgcaggcgacacgggttcgtgccccggtctgcgaagattcccacatgccgcggagtggctgggcccgtgagccatggccgctgagcctgcgcatccagagcctgtgctctgcaaagggagaggccagaacagtgagaggcccgcgtacgaccaaaaaaaaaataataataataataattgggtattttttttcttttagacatTGCTCTAAACATTACCCTAAACCTAAACACGTTGTTttatgtcttgattttttttccccctacataATATCCAgagttttccatttcctttagTCTTGAAAAGCATGATTTAAATGGTACAAAACAATCTATAGCCTGGAAGGTCGCACCATTATCCTAATGTTGGACATGTAGTTTGATTCCAGTTTTTCTTACTCTGGAATAAACATCTTGGCTGCCATCTCTTGATTTATTTGTAAGGTCGTGGCTAGCAGTGAAGTGTCAGTTAGCCACAGTTTTGTGGAAAGGCTTTTGTAGTCTCACCAGCAGGGCTCAGCCTAATTCACTACACTTTCAAAATAATGCAGTTTAATCAACTCACGTTTTTTCAACTTCAATCTGAggccaaataattttaaattgctttaaagTGATGATAGCTGCTGTAGGAGTATGTTCAGAAAGTCTGATTGGTctcttttaaatttcacattGTTTAGGCATAAATATGTGCTCTGAGCAGGTATAGTGTAGTGCTGCATTAGATTTTAACTCCTTGAGGACCGCTCTGTACTTTCTCCTTTTATGACCCCGATACTGAGTTTAGTGCTGGACAGATTATATAGGTGGCTCGTATTGATTATAATTTAAACAGGGAAAAACTAAAGCCAACTTGAGATACGAAGGAGCAATATATAAATTCTTTGGTCTGTTgtaattagtttttgtttttaaagattgcaCTCTCTTAGCTAGACGAAGAAATTAGATGTGCTTGCCATTTGAAGTTAAAATGAACTTTTGAGATAGTCGAAGATATAACTGTTAAATTGACATCAGTATCCAGGATGGGCTGCTTAATAGCACTTTCAAAATCAGGTTCTAGAATTTAATTTAGTTAGGAAGCGCACATCCGGAGGTACCTCCAAATTCAATTGAAAGTATAATTTTTCTAAGATACGAAATTGTCCAAGGGTTGAATATGTTCCTATTAAGTCTCAAGAAGCATCTCTTATTAAGAAAATGAGGTGAGAAGAGGGAGGTAATGTGAGTTATTCACTGATCATAGAATTGGTACttctttaaagttaatttttattatatattgagatctagttgattttacaatgtgtttcaggtgtacagcaaaatggttcagttatacatatatccatgctttttaagattcttttcccatataggttattatagaatattgagtggagttccctgtgctatacagcaggtctgtgttatctattttattttattttacttaaaagaatttttggccacgccgcgtggcatgtggaatcttagttccccgaccagggatcaaacccacggcCCCTGtactggaagtgtggagtcttaaccactggaccgccagggaagacccttggttatctattttatgtatactaGTGTGTTGTTGATTTTGGGGAAAAGACTCCATGACCTACAGACAAATGTTTATCTAGCAGgacaggaggagggaagaagCTGAGTCTGGGAGTATCACGAAGGCAAAGCTGAATCTGGTGTTTGGAGGGTTTATtcttggtttaaaaaacaaaaattggaatGCATGCAAATTAGACTGTCTATATAATATGTACAAACTATTTAGCATAGTGTCAGCCACTCCAGTTATAGCTGAAAAATGACACATTCAGGACCACTTTTTAAGGCTGTATGTTCCTGTAACTTGGGCATTATTGTCAGAACGTAATTTAGCTGATCCACCATCAGAGTTGACAGTTggatcctcattttttttttttgcggtatgcgggcctctcactgttgtggcctcttccgttgcggagcacaggctccggatgcgcaggctcattggccatggctcacgggcccagccgctccgtggcatgtgggatcttcccagaccggggcgtgaacccgcgtcccctgcatcgacaagcggactctcaaccactgcgccaccagggaagccctggatcctcatttttaaagtggatttttttcccctgcaggATGTGTGTGTGAAAACTACAAACTGACCACAAACTGCTCTGTGAATGCACATGGTCAGTGCCAGTGTACTTCAATCGGTACACAACATTCCGTCATTTGCACAAAACGTGAGTAGAATATCCTCATTacctttaagttttattttgactTACACTTCTTTAATTGATTTGTCTTGAGTCGGGAAGCGTTTAATTGGCTTAAATCTGAATCATGTTATTTTGTCAACATTATCTCATCTCTAAAGTTTCTTATGATTTAGAAAGTAAACCTGGGAACTTGTAAGTCTACGGTAATCTTTGGCCCTGGAAGTTTGgagtaaattaaattttttccttaagCATACAACAGCAGTTATTTTTCACTTTGACGTGACTTTTTCACTTTTCAGTGGCTTCCAAATGTTTGGTGATGAAGGCAGAAATGAGTGGCTCCAAGGCTGGGAGAAGAGTGAAACCAGAGGGCGCTATCCAGAATAATGACGGGCTCTATGATCCCGAGTGTGACGACAAGGGGCTCTTTAAAGCCAAGCAGTGCAATGGCACCTCCACGTGCTGGTGTGTGAACACTGCTGGGGTCAGAAGAACCGATAAGGACAGTGAAATATCCTGCTCCGAGCCAGTGAGGACCTTGTGAGTTGGGCTACCTATAAATTACTTGTTTTCATGCTTTTTGGATTTGTTTAACTAAATTTAGTTTTGAACATGTAATGTGATTTTGTGATTTAGAATTCAAAAGATAGAAGAGAGTGGACAGTGACAAGCCCCCATCCCATCTCAGTCCCCCATTTACTCAGTTTACTTCCATAGAACAGATGTCACCAGTTTATGCCATAACCTTCCAGAGATCTTCTGTGAATTTACTAGCAAtgtagtttttcttatttttaaatttttttcttatggtagCATACTAAACataattttccttaatttatttttacttaacacTCTTCAGTATTTTAAAGTACAGTTAGTGTTAAATGTATATGAATGATTtaagttatgtatatatttgctcatttattgTGTCTTACAGCGAGGTATGATTGTTTCAGGGATTAGGTAATGGAAAGGAATGGAAACACACTGCAGCTAGCTTAAGCCAAAAAGATTTTATTGGAAAGGACTAGAAAGACCAAGGCAGACACTCTCTCCACTTCTGTCTTCTGGAGCCTTGTGGccacttttctgtttctctcagtGCCTTTTTGTCTCTTCCCATGAGCGGGACCCAACATGACCAACTAAGCCTTAGCTGcctatatgttatttgttttcatgctttttggattcatttaattaaatttagtTTTGAATATGTAATATGTGATCTTGAGTGTGGTGACCAGAGGCCAGAGGGTCCATGTTAGAAAGCCTGAGTTCTTTATGAATGATGTGTGTGAGGgccaaggaagaaatgaagggcATATCTTTTGTATAGATCCTTTTTCTGTTAATTCTCCTGTAATTCCACTTGGGAATTTGGGtattagcatattaaaaaaataatataaaaggctGAGTTGTTATGGTCAATCAATAGTattgtctttttactttataGCTGGATCATCATTGAACTAAAACACAAGACAAGAGAAAAACCTTATGATGTTCAAAGTTTGCAGGCGTAAGTGCTATTAAATGCATTATGTTTGCACAGTTGGTACTCAGAACTTCCATCCTACACCATTAGATAAACTAAAACAAGTCTCAGTGCGTTttcatatttctgaaaaataaaatactgtaaataatatttttaactttttaaaaaaatagaggtaCAGGAATTGTATATTGTAGTACAATTGTATCCTGTAGTACCCTTCGCTCAGATTTACCAGtaaacattttgccacattttctttttatatgtgtatgcatatgtgtgtgtactttCTATATCTGAGcatgtataaatattatttcccCAGAACCATTTGAGAGCAAGTTCTAGATGTCATGCACCTTGACCCCTAAATACTGTGGTGTATCTTTTCCTAGGAACAAAAggcattctcttacataaccactaTACAgttatcaaattcaggaaatttaatgTTAAACCACATCGTGCCAGTTTTCCCGATGTCCTTTGTGgcaattttttcccctctgaccCAGGACCCAGTCTAAGATCATGCATTTAGTTGTTATGACTGTTCAGTCTCTTTAAATATGGAACATTGCTTTGgcatttctttgtcttgtttttccaataaaatttaaatttttaattaatatttgaattataaaccatgacattgatatttttgaagagtatGGGCAAATTgttttatagaatgtccctcaattttgGATTTGTCTCATGTTTCCTCATAATTAAATACAGGTAATTCATTTTTGACAGGAAAGCTACTTAAAGTGATCTTGTGTCCGTCTCAGTACTTCACATTGGGAGGCACACAACATCAGCTTGTCCCTTTACTAGTAATGTTAACTGGTCAGGGTGGTGTCCACCAGGTTTCTCTGCTATGGAGTTACCACTTTgctttttgtaattaataagtataaCCTGTGGGTAGATACTTGGATACTgtgtaaatatcctgtttctaGTCAAACTAGAACTCAGCAGTTTTTGTATCAATTATTATGATGATAGTTGCAAAATGGCACAAAATTTTTTTACAGTGCACTCAAGGAGGTAATCACAAGTCGTTATCAACTGGATCcaaaatatatcacaaatattctggtaagtttttttttttttttgcaagtgagCTTTAACAGAAAATTGGTCAGATAGTTTGGTTTGGGTATGATTTTTGATAGTGGTTAAACTGCATTTGAATAACAGTTTAAGCCCTGGGCACTTAATCCTGCAAATCCCCTGTTATTGTTTTCCTTCCGTAGTCTTTGAAAACCTCAGTTTACCCTTAAAGAAAATGTATCTCTTACTATTCCTAACACATGCCAGTCTTCACACCTTGGAAAACCTCTCTCTGTGGTTGTTTCTGGCAATACTTAGGATGCTACGTAGTCCTGTTTTCTCTGGTTTCAGGAGCTAGTCTTTAATCGGTTAGCCCTTCCTTAACTCTTTCAACTTTGGTTGAAAAATGCTTGAATAGTGTGATGGAACTCTTTCAAGGCAGAAGAttgctgtcattttttaaaagactttttggTAGGGACAgacttttttccttcctaaaaaCAGAACATGGTAAATGCCACTGCATTTTGGATTGCATTTCTTTAGCATTTTAGCATTAAAGTAGTTCTAACCAAATAAGGTACTTTAATATCttgtttaaaatcttttgaaaattctcttttgaaaagaaatttataacTATCTTTGGTTGCATTgctattttaattcctttggatagatttttaaaacctCCCAAAGATTTTGAAATTATTGGTGATAAACCCAATTATCCACTAATGGCAAGAAACACTGACACATGCAGATTACAGAAAATCCAACACTGAATATTCTGATTATTGAACAATGATATTTTCATACAGTTTTGGTTATAgtaatattaatttgtatttttcaatttttccccCAGTATGAGAATGATGTTATCGTTATTGATCTGGTACAGAATTCTTCTCAGAAAACTCAGAATGATGTGGACATAGCTGATGTggcttattattttgaaaaagatgtGAGTATAATCTTCCTCATTTTATTCCTGTGTTTAGAAATGTAATGTTGTCTATCATGCCTCAGTGGACTCAAGATCTTTCACCTGTTTATCTACTTTTAGATCAACTGTATGAATAACTGTTCTCCAACTGGTTCTCACGCTGCAATTAATTTTGTCCTCCTTGTCGTTCACACTCACCTTTCTTATACCCCTTTCTTACTTGCTTGTATATTTATGCCTTTTTATCACATTGTTCTGCCTAGAATATCTTCTCTCCTATGATTTTTACTacctccttggcagttatttagTTTGTGAGTGTAGCCTTCCCCTACTATAATTTCCATTAACAAGAGACTATGTAAAAAAtgctgtgtggggcttccctggtggcgcagtggtggagaatccgcctgctgatgcaggggacacaggttcatgccccggtccgggaggatcccacatgccgcggagcggctgggcccttgagccatggccgcggagcctgtgcgtccggagcctgtgctcctcggcgggagaggccacaacagtgagaggctcgcgtaccaaaaaaaaaaaaaaaaaaaaaaaaaaaaatgctgtgtaaCTGGTGTgattaaaatgtttgtttaaacTTTAATATGCTGAAGTgagctattttcttctttttttttttttttcctgagcccaTCTCCTGGAATTTCAGTTACGTGTATGTTAGACCACTTGATAGTAACCACAGGGGCACTgaggctttgttcttttttaaaaagtttttttggctgtgctgtacagcatgggagatcttagttccctgaccagggatcgaacccgtgccccctgaaatggaagcatggagtgttaaccactggaccaccagggaagtcccttaagtgAATTATTTCCTGATGAAATCTGGGATTCACTTCAAAATAACAagaccaaggaattccctggcggtccagtggttaggactccgcgatttcactgccaagggcttgagttcgatccctggtcagggaactaagatcccagaagccaaGCGatgcagcaaaacaaaacaaaataaaaccccacaaaacaaagaaagaaaacaaaaaaccagactgggagaggctgggggggtggggatagAAGGAAGAGTAGATAAAATAAGGTTGGCTATGTGTTTATGTTATTGAATCTGAGTTAACAGGTACATGGGATCTcattattctttctacttttgtatatgtttgaaattttcctgtCATTAAAGTGgtgggtattttttgttttttttcttccttatgtttCAATGGATGAGATTGTTATCACCAAAACCGTAAAGATTCTTGGCAGCAGTTCTTTTGGTACATAATTGGCACATAATTCTATGTGGCCATGGTAGGttttcttaactattttaaattgcttttctccttctcaaTGTAGGTTAAAGATGAATCCTTGTTCCAGTCCAACAGAATGGACCTGAGAGTAAATGGGGAACTACTGGATCTGGATCCTAGTCGAACTTCAATTTACTATGTTGATGAAAAACCACCTGAATTTTCAATGCAGGGTCTACAAGCTGGTATAATTGCTGTCATTGTGGTTGTGGCAGTAGCAATTACTGCTGGGATTGCTGTGCTGGTGAGTATAGGAcaagtaaaatttcatttcagggtctcttctttgaagaaaaggTGATAATATGAAAAAGCCACAACCGTGTGCCAAAACAAGTTAATGAAACCAAGTCTTCATTTTTTGTAATCCTTTATGCTGAATGAATCTATTGCGTTTCCGGTCCCTTTTTATAAAATAGTCAACCTTATGAAGCAAGAAAGGATACTGATCTGAGAAAAGCTTGTAGCTGAGCACCTCACAGGTTGGTTACATTGCTGTCAAATAGCAAACGTCCTTCAGCTGTCCTCACTGCACACAGGAGTGCAGTTCAACACTGTTGCCAGGGTTAATGCAAAGTAACCTGAATTCCCAAACCATTCAGTGAGATGAAACTACAGAACACAAATTAATGttagcataaaaaagaattaaaagggatAAGTGTGAAGCAGCAgttcaaaataaaagatttaatgtAAACTGAACTTAGCAGTGCTTCAGAAGAAGACTGTATCACCTGAACAAGCAGCGTTCGTTCTAGCTATGTAAGGGTACTTCAGCATCAGGAGATTTTACCAACGCAACAAATTCAGAAATAGATTTGATGGTATATGAGAAGTTATATTTTCAGTTCAGCAGCATTATCACACTTGGCTATCCatctggaagaaaacagaagttgGATTCCTGTTTCACCCCACCAGGGCTGGCCGTATTGCTCAGCTGTGTGTGAATAGCACGTTTTGGAGCACAGCAGCGTGAAAGGAGTTGGGCAGTATACCCATGTTCAAACACAAATTCTAGACGGGTTACAGTTCAAAATGTTAAAGAATAAAGTCTCAAAATTAATTTAGGAGATGTTGTACAACCTTGTGATAAAAGAAACCAAGTAAGGTGGGAAATCTGGAATCCATGAAGGAAGAAGTATATATTTGACTTcattgaaattaaatattttgtatggCAGAGATactgtaaagtgaaaaaaatgtcaaTGATAGGCTCGGGGAAAATACTATGCATAAAACAAAAGATTATTATGCATACTATATAAAGGGTTCTTAGAAaatgatgaggaaactaaagaaagAGTGGTAACAGGTGTGAATAGACAATTTACAGAAAAGGAATTCCAGATGGcagataaacacatgaaaggttcaTCATAGAAATCTAATTGTCCTACAGAAATGAAAGCACAAGTACATAAGGAAGCATGGTCAAGGTCATGTATTCCAGCGTTGCTAGTAAGGTGAATCTGGAAACAGCCTGAGTGTACATCCAGAGGAGGATGGATGAGTAAACTGTGGGGTATCCATGCCATGGAATAAAGTGGCTATTAAAAaggagttcaaaaaaaaaaaaggagttcaaTCTATAGCTTTTGATCTGGAAGGATTCCTGTGATGTGGATACAGGGTGTGCAAAGAGGGAAATGATACTCTGCATGATCCCATTTGTTTTTTGAGACCCCCTAAAACTTACATGCACGTGTTCATACATTTGTGTCAGGATGTGGAAGAATCACACATTTCACCAAAGATTATTCATTGTTTTCTCTGCATTTGAGAAACAATGTCTAcggatagattttaaaattaaattggttCATATCAGAATTGTGTTCATTAAAAGCATATGTGTCAATTTAGACTAACTTTTTGTTTGGGTAGCAGTCCTCAAATAGTAATCATTTTTCTTCCATATAGGttgtttccagaaagaaaagaatggcaaaatatgagaaagctgaggtaagtggattatttaatttaaaaggcCCTTGTTTTAATCTCTTACTCCTAATAATCCCTATACCTTCCAGACACTGACAGGTCTCAATTACACTTGAGTCCCTTTATAGTATAGTCCTTAGGGTCTTAGGGAGAGTCTCACAATGCTAAATTTTCTTGCACGAGTTCCATAGCAGACCAGATTATGTTGACTTCTGACCACTTACTGgctaggcaagttatttaacttccctTAAGCCTCCGTGTTTCCTTTATCTGCAAAACGGGGATAATAGTACAGACCCATTGTAAGGATTTAATAAAGTAATCTGTGTAAAGTGCCGATCCCATGCTTGCCGCACAGCAAGATGTTTGCCATCCGTAGTAGTTTGTCATCTTGTCTCGGTTCTGCCTATAATTAATTGTGTGATCTCA from Phocoena sinus isolate mPhoSin1 chromosome 13, mPhoSin1.pri, whole genome shotgun sequence encodes:
- the EPCAM gene encoding epithelial cell adhesion molecule; amino-acid sequence: MAPPHVLAFGLLLAAATAAVAAAQEGCVCENYKLTTNCSVNAHGQCQCTSIGTQHSVICTKLASKCLVMKAEMSGSKAGRRVKPEGAIQNNDGLYDPECDDKGLFKAKQCNGTSTCWCVNTAGVRRTDKDSEISCSEPVRTFWIIIELKHKTREKPYDVQSLQAALKEVITSRYQLDPKYITNILYENDVIVIDLVQNSSQKTQNDVDIADVAYYFEKDVKDESLFQSNRMDLRVNGELLDLDPSRTSIYYVDEKPPEFSMQGLQAGIIAVIVVVAVAITAGIAVLVVSRKKRMAKYEKAEIKEMGEMHRELNA